The following DNA comes from Megalobrama amblycephala isolate DHTTF-2021 linkage group LG20, ASM1881202v1, whole genome shotgun sequence.
TAGTCCACATTTTATGATCCTATCAAATGTtgttaaaaacaacataaaaagtGCCCTATTTACTTTTGACCTTTTATGTTTTGgtcattatttgttattatgaACAAATTATCAGTGCATATTATTCTgaagaataaaatgtttcaaatcaaaatgtaatCACATTATCCACCTTTGAAAGAACTTTTCTATTTTTCACATGTGTATGTGGGTGGGGAAAATTACATGATATTAACCAATAATTTAATCAAGACCCTCTTTTATGATCCAAACAACCCACTCTAGCTATTTCGTAtcatttcaaaatgcattttgaaactAAAATCTAAAATCCCCAAACAAAAGTTTCATGTTGCGAGAGTCAATTAGTGTCACTTCCCTTCTCCCACATAACAGATGTATTaggttactgttgctttgtgtTTATAGCTTCTGTAATGTGTGAAGTCTTTAGCTCATTGTCAGTGCTTTgctctgtgaatgtgtgtgtccATCCATCATTTCACCCGTGTCCACTCTGACGATTTACACAGTCTTCTCTCCTCCAGGTTCCCTCCTCACATGGTGCCCCCCCACCACAGTTTGCACACCACAGGGATCCCCCACCCAGCCATCGTCACACCCAACGTCAAGCAGGAGTCCTCTCACAGTGACATCGGATCCCTCAACAGCTCGTAAGTTCGCTTTTCGCTTTTCTGTTAATTAATCAAGTTGGTATGCATACGCTAACATCTCCTCCCTCCCATTCGCAGGAAACATCAGGATGCGAAAAAGGAGGAGGAAAAGAAGAAGCAGCCACACATAAAGAAACCTCTGAACGCGTTCATGCTTTACATGAAGGAAATGAGAGCCAAAGTGGTGGCAGAGTGCACACTGAAAGAGAGCGCAGCTATCAACCAGATCCTAGGCCGAAGGGTGAGCGTCACACACATTCGAAGTGGCAGCAGACTGTCTCAACTACTAAGACCACAGATTGCAGTGTTGTCGGTAGTGGAAAAACACTGCTCATTCACTTTTCTATTTCTGTATAATTGTAATCTTGCTCAATGTTGCTATTGAGTAAAACTACAACACTATGGGAAGGGGAAATTTTAATCACGGCGGTTGGACCGCTCATGGAAACACTTCCGTGTTGTTTGAGCCTAAAATATCAGTGGTTTCTTTCTCTCGGAGTGTGATGGCTGCAGTTTtgatggatgtgtgtgtgtgtgtgtgtttctctatGTGCAGTGGCACGCTCTGTCTCGAGAGGAGCAGGCCAAATACTACGAGTTAGCCAGGAAAGAACGACAGCTTCACATGCAGCTGTACCCCGGCTGGTCGGCACGAGACAACTATGTAAGTTTTTAAGTTTTCAACAAGTAACAATCTTTATTCCTTCCCCAGGCGCCACACAGCAGTTTAAAGCCATCTAgatgtgtattttacaaatcaTATGACAAACATCCAACAGCCTCTGGAGGAAACTAAAGCACTCAGCACTCACAAAAACAGCTCTGACTTAGGGAGTTGGCTGGTCTAAGCTGGTTTAGTTGCTCAAAACCATTTTAAGACCAGCAAAACAGATCAGCTTAGCCAAGCTGGAATTATTTCGATTTATTCTAGATCTATTTGCTGTACATGTTCTTTTCCTTGGTGCAgtcagttctgtttttttccccgTGTGCTGTACGATTTTCCTCTGCTTTCATTAGTATTCCACTGGTTCACCTAAAAAGAGAAAGGCGAGCTGAGATCAGAGTAATTAAATAACCACAGGGCCTAAACGCCTCGCAGCTTTGATGAAAGAGGACATCTCTCTCCGCTGCCAGAAATGGGGAACGAGCGCACCGTTTACAGTTCCGCCGGAGTTTCGCGCCTGACAAACGGCCCCACCGCCCAGCCTGTCAACTCCCCTTGGAGTCTGACCACGTATCTTGACTCTCCTAGTCAAAGTTCCTCAACCGGAGCAAGATAATCTTTCTGCCCGAGCCTGACCTCAGCCTCAACGAAATCAGCGGTCATGGATACGTCCGACAGAACCTCGTTTTTCGAGGAGGACAAACGCAACGAAAGTTCTCTCGCTTCTTTCTGCTCTTCCCCTCCAGTAAACTGATTCGCTCAAAGAAACCTCAAGAGATTCCAATCGTTTCACAATGAAAGGAAAACTAAGCAGCAGCGAGACAACAAGGAATAAACAAAAGGAGAGAAATAGGACGAGGGGAAAGATAGGGAAAGTTCTGTTCTGTCCTGCAGTGGCATTTCAAACCTTCAGGCTtttacatgaataaataaatcagtgAAAACATTGGCCTCTCTTGTTCATTTCATGTCTCGGTCTTTTCTGCAATATAATAACTAAGGTTCCTGTCTATTTCTCTTTTTCTGGCGGGTAACTATCAggggaaaaagaagaagagaaaaagGGAAAAGCAGGCAGGAGAGGGCAATGGTAAGTGAGCTGCAATTATCTCTCATATTAAAGCAGACCCATCATCTGTCACAAGTGTGACATCTCAAAGATGAAAGTCCAGCCTTTTTTtctcatctctttttttttttgtgcctgcCTCATTTTGTATATAGCTATGCTACCCAATGCAATATTTACACGATAGACTGCTTGTTatccccctcccctccccttACCCCATGTTGAGCATTAATAACATTGAATATGCATGACCCCCCCCACCTCCCCTCTCACCAGCTGCCCCCCCACCCTTGCCCAGCCCCCTCCAGCATTTATCGTACTGTGATATGTATGTTTTGAGAGTGTGAGAGTTGATCACCCTTGTGACTGAGTGCCAGCCTCCGAATGTGCCGCCTATGCTTGTCACTTTGCTTATGTGGTTATGTGGTCGTAACTTTGGACTGTGCTTGCTGCATGCTTTTTTATATAAGTGTttatatagtaataatatttaaaaaaaaaaaaaaaaaaaaaaatgttttttaaaacccACATCTTTCAATTAAGGAGGTTTGCTGATTACATTGATATGATTCACTTGACCGTTCTTCTTTATGATGCTGATTATTGTCCAGGAAGAATGTATTTGCGGTCTCTCTCCATCATGGACACCTTTTGAAGGCCTCTGTatcttgttctttttttttccagaacaCAGAGAATATTTTCCAAACCCTTGCCTTTCACTCCCTCCGATTACAGGTGCTAATGTCATTTTGAGTCTTAAATTACTAACttgcttttttcccctttttttggttctttatgtattcatttatttgtgcttGTGCAGTatatcaaatatttaatgaacttTCTTTAATGAATAATGCTACATGTTCATatttgctttatatatatatttatttatttgctaagCTCTGTAATTCTCTTGAAGAATACATtgctttactttattttgctccTTTTCAGTTGTTTCCTTTGCTCCATTTTTCATTATACACATAATTTCATCAAAAGATGCTTCTATGTTAAAAGTCATGtattattatgtaaaaaaaaaaaaaaaaaaaaaaaaaattcccagaTTTGGTAAACTCTAAGCATGCAGCTGCAGTATGTTTATAAGAAAGACCTCTTTATGCTAAGAATAACCAGAGATGTTGTTATCAGGGTAAACCTCCTTAATCTACTGCCTTCAGTAGCTGCCCTCCACGCCCCCAGCATGAGTGCGGGTTCTGCCCTGTCTCCTCTTGATCTGCCCTGCTTACGGCCCGCCTTCACCCTCCTCAAACACTCGTCTACCCATATCCTTTACCCTGTTGCTCAGGTGGACTGTTCGAGGTGGATGAACGTGGGCCAGGCCTGTTTATGAAGCAGCTTTGTAGTGTTTCCCTGGCTTAAACTAATGCTCCGCCTCCCTCCTATAGCTCCTCCCTGCTACTGCTACCTCAACAACCTGTCCCTATCACCTCCTCTAGTCTAGAACAGCCAGATAATGTACGGCAGCAGACATGTATCCATATCTGCTGCATCCCGCCCTGCTTACCTTTTAACAAACGAGCATTTGTTCATAAAGAGCCTTGGTTATGAAAGGCATGCATTGTGTGCTGATTTAttgatttctgtcattcatttaCTTTCATATTTGTTTcttgcagttttatttttaatttcaaatgatttgtattacTAACAAAATATGCTCATATATGTCTGTAAAAGCATTACTGCACATTTGATTGCCACTATTTAAATTGATCTATAGGGGAAATAGTAGTGCAAAGACTTTTATAGAGCTCATTGGATTCAATTTATCTCTCTTTCCGCTCTGTTTTCTTATTTCATCTCTCCTCTGCACTGGCTTCCTCTTCCCTTCTTGGTCACGTCAGATCTGAGCGCCCCAAAGAAGTGTCGCGCACGCTTCGGGCTCGACCAGCAGAATAACTGGTGTGGCCCATGCAGGTGTGTATCTGGTGTGCCGGCAGGTGTGCTAGAGCAGGTGACAGCTGGGGAACTCTCTCGTTGGTACCTCCTCCCACTTTTCTGGCTCTCTCAACCTCGCATTTTCTCCACGCCACTTCCTCTGCCAATCAGCTTCTGCAAATCTGGGAGATGGGGTTGGTTTTTTTCCTCTAGGTGGGATGAAAtggctgtttgtgtgtgtgttttttgtgtgagtgtgtgaaaaAAGAGTACTCCTTTTTGAAATGGAAAAGAGGCGGGGTTAAATACCAAGGCGGGGTTTATTTCCCTCTGTTAAGGGGTAGGGGTGTGGCCAGGGGGTTGAGATGGGCTGGTCATGGTAAGTTTTTGGGATGGCACGGTACCAATGTCCACAGCTGAATCATTTGCTCTAGCTCCATGCCTTTTTGTGTCCAATGacatgtgctttttttttttttctttctttctttgttgtgtttttatgtTCCTCTATGGATAACAGATGCAAATACCCCTAAGAAGTGTCGTGCCTTGTTCGGGCTTGACCAGCTGGGTTTATGGTGCAAACCCTGCAGGTATATTCCCAGCCTCACTATTGGGGAGAACGTCTAAATTaggatgatgatgattttaAGATGACAAAAAATCAGCTTTTCTTCTCTCAACACTTTTTTCCATGGATTATGTTTTCCTACTTCAATCTCCGAGGCCTTGTTTCAGTTTGTATGTTTACAAAGACTTCTTTCTTACTTGCTTCTGTCCTTTTCTGACTTTAGAAGAACTTCAGATGAACCGAAATCCTCGGGcagaaaaagacaaaacaaaaaaataattacaaaagcATTGTGGTCCAAATTTCAAGTCAAGCAAAAACGTTTATTTAGAGTATTTTTATATTAGTAAACTTAATTGTTGCCGTTTTTTTCTGCTCAAGGAGCTAATCTACTGTTTTGTACTGTTCTGCCCGGTCACTTCTGTTAGAACTGTGTGATGTAGCCACTTGTTTTGTGGAGGGCAGGGTTGGGGTGATGCCATCTCATCccccctctctcttttttttcctccccttcttcttcttccttctCCACTCCTCTCTTATAACCCTTTATTCAGTCCCAACCTCTTGTCTTTCTGTTCTAATACAAGCAGTCTTTGAATTGGGAATATGTTGATGGTAGGTATTTGTTTCTGCTAAGTAATACCCTTTTCTGTGTCATGCTTGTGCACTCTTTCCTTTTCACCCTTCCCTCATCGTGGACATCAGAAGTTGTGCTGTTGTGATACTCCACTCTCCGTTTTCTACTTGTCCTTCATAATCCTTTCTAGTTTAGATTCTCCAAAACCCACTCTCTCTAGGCCAAGTTTGGTGagaatcttactgaccccaaacgtttgaattGGAGTGTATATAAGACAATGATAATAATTGCTGAGTTAAATGTTGGCAGATACGCTGTTgttgttcatacttttcagttgaaACCACTCAATATTTTTCAGTTTCTAAAAACTATCCTGCTAGCCAGAAACTGTTGTATTTTTTGAAGGGTAGTGCCGCTCATCAGCACCGCTTGTTATTCAGAGGAACAGCCTGTGCATTTTTGGGCTGTGTTGAGAGAAACGCTGGTAATTGCGTCTTGATTTAGGGAGCTGGAAGGTTAAAAGACCCCACTCAGCTCTGTTTCCTGAAAGATGTATCTGGAGAAATTCCCTCAGAGACCTATAAATCGATAAGGAACACAGGGAGATACTTAGAATCAATATGGCTCTTAAAAAATGGATATTAGCTTATTTGCCGCTGTTTGACAGGCAGTTAGCACATTGACAGACCTGATCCGTTCCTAAATTCACGACCGGCCTCCATGCGAAAGACGTTTTGTAGCTGTACAGCCATGGTAGAGTAGCAGACGGATCAAACAAACACATCTCTGTCTCTATTCACCCATCTTTGACCCTGAAGTGCCATGTCTCCTCTGTATTAAGTCTGTTCTGTGCAGATCCCTCCAGCTGCATGTCGTGCATGCCCACTGTACACCAAGTGGGTTTAAGTGGCCGTGACAAGATTTCCGCCCCAAAAATCGTCccctttttgtcatttttcttcATCATAGTGTGTTATCTATCCCTCTCAGTGTCGCACTTTCGTCTGAAACCAACACGCATAAGAGCAGGCAGGGGTATGACTTGAGAAACAATCCTTACCTGGCTGTTATTTTCATGACGAAACCACAAAGAAGTTGGTTAATTGAACCCGGTTCTCCCGCAACTCTCTGGCTCCCCCTGTCTTTGATTTAATTCCCTTTTATTTTACTCTCTGTATTTGTTgctctttcttttctcttttggaGTTAGCCTCGGCTGCATCACTGAGCTCGCCCTTTAGGCAGGATAAAGAGAGTTTTTGGGGAGGAAGGGGGGTTGGTCAGGTCAGGTAGGGCAAGGTACACTGAGGTTTTCCCGCTCTCTCCGTTTCTCTCGCTTTCTCTCACCCTATCACTtctcgtctctctctctctctctctctaccccTACCTCACGGCGCGCTGGCTTGGCGCTGGTGAGATATGGCTGGCTGGAATGGCTGGCCGTAGGCGTAGCAGACGAGAGAGGGTCCTGACCCGAGCAGAAATGCAAACATGGCACCGCGACCTCTGTGCAGAGCGCTCACACACATGTCTTAGGGGCAAGCTGAGAGTAGCGCTTCCTCTCTAACCTCTTACCCCACCATCTGAACTTCCCCTGAAGGAACGCAAGGAAAAAGACAGGAAAAAAGAAGGGAGAAAGAGGAGTGTAATAATTCAAGCTGATGTGTAAACCGGATGGATCCCCTCGCGGTTTGCGAAACCGGGGTGGAGTTCTTTTGTTTGGAGTTGCGTTGTGCCGCCGAAAGAAAACAAAGAGAGATGTAGGCCTCACCTCTTTCATCGTCCTCCTTCCTCATTCCATCTCTTCATCTTCCTCTCGTCCTCCCACTGTCCTGTCCTCTCTGCATGTAATCGTGTGACACCATGTGAGAGCGAGACGGCTAATCTCGTCCAGCTCTAGCGTCCATTTTCATGCAGAGTCTGAAAGTGGGTCCGTCCAAAGTTGCTAATGAGATCAGCATGGGTGTCCCGACTTTAAGATATGTGCATTTAAATGGACGTTACGGCTCTGTGTGATTCACTCTGGTGTTCGGACCAAGAGCTTCAACATGTcccctttctttttcttttttttttttttaggagaaAAAAGAAGTGCATTCGCTACATTCAAGGTGAAGGCAGCTGTGCCAGTCCTCCTTCTTCGGACGGAAGCTTACTAGAGTCCCCCCCATCCTCCCCTTCCATGGTCTCTCCCTCCCCGTCCTCGAAAGAGTCCAAACCACAGACTGAACAAATGCAACCTCTCTCACTGACTATGAAACCGCCCCCCCTGCTCTCGTCGTCCCAACACCAACACCTCTCCATGGCTCCGCCTCCACCCTTAGCTCTGTTGGACAACTCCGGGGCGGGCAAAACGTCCGGCTCGGCGCACAACGGCTCTTTGGACCCCTCAGATGTGTCGTCGTCCCGACCCACAGGCTCCGCCTCCTCCAGGCCCACATCGGCGTGTCATTCCCACTCTCTGCTGCCCAGCTCCACCCCGACGCAACCCCTTTCACTCGTAACTAAGTCGATAGACTAGCttcgttgttttttttaaaccagcTTTCTCTGTTGGTCTGTTCATCTGTCTTCGGTCTTTTTTCATTCTGTGTTCTGTTTTTTCTGTGCGATATGGCTTTGAAAATTTTGTTAATTCTTTATCAAAGTTCATTGGTCAATATTTGACCTGTCATTatctaaaaaatgaaattattatgATTAAATATTGATAATTAAATACACTAAGTTGTAGAGTATAGCTTTGTGAATCTGCCaaattttttatgatttttttttgtttgttttttttgggggggggtgtttttgttcattttttgtttttcagctgTACAACAGAAAAACGCATAATTGTTATGTAGTTTTACATAGACATGTTTAAAGACAGATATACAAAGTAGGCGAGGATTCGGTGAGCCCTTTTCTCAAAGAATTGGTTCTCCTTCATTATTTGTATTAAATACGAGCTTGTGAACCAATCATTTTACAGCTGTCCAAAACTCAGAGGGCACGAGGACTGTGGAGACACCTCTCCGCCTGAGGAACAACTTTAATTGTGATGTTACTTGTTCTTGTTTAAATGTACAGAAATTTGGGGGGTTACTGTGTTAATATGCATTGTTCCATTGCGTTGTCTgttttatctttctttttttgtcgtTGTTTACCAGGGGGAGGGAGGTTGACTCGGGTTGGGGTGGGTGGACTCGATTGGAGGGGTGTTTTGGGGTGGGGTGGGACGGGGGTGGGGGGGAGTTGGGATATTCAATACAAACTGTCACAATGCTAGGACCAGTAGTATTTATTGCTTTAGAGATTGCTTGTTGTATCTTGTATGTTGTCCCTTTTTGAAATCTTTTCGTTTTCTTAATACATTGTATAAATATTCTTTTTCTTAACGTAAgcaacttatatatatatataaatgatccATTTTTACAAGGAGGTTTTGAAGTTTCAAATGTTTTATCGTTTTAAcatgaatttatttttattttattttaatttttttattttgtttaaaaccaGGATTCCACCTAAACTACAGTGTAGATTCtcaaaaaaaacctaaaaaagcaaaaatgcaaaaaaaggcaaaaaaaacaacaacgaaCAGACGTATGCACAACTTAATTTCTAGAAACATATCTATAAGCCATTTTACAATAGGTGAAAAGGAAACTTGAAACGGGGACGGTGGGTTCCATGTCTTCAATAGTCGAATTTCGTCTCAAGCCCTTCTTTTCTATTGCACAGTCTCATCTCCGCCTGACTGTAGAATCGTGTACAGATTTTTTCCCGTGCcaaaatttgtgataatttCCTCTCCATCTCTTATGACGCTGTAGGTTCTTTCGTTTGTccaatgtttgttttttcttttctttttcaaccATAATTTGCTGTGACGTTACATAGATTGCTATGTATGTAGTATAAATGTTGCTATAACAAATGTGTTTGGTAGCAGATtgtcaaataataaaatttaaactTAATAAAAGACGGACGTCATACTGTATAAACCCTCAAGGGCCAAATTATGTATATTAGGAGGTtcataaaaaactattaaatactacaaaaaaacacaaactgcCACTTTTAAGTACACTACTACATATAGGTAGATAGAAAAAATAGGCATGTTGATGTTGCAAGAAGCTGTAAAAAAGCTACAAGAGAATCATTCATTCGGTGCCATTGTAGTTGACATGACGCAACTGTAACCCGTCGATTACTTCTCTGGTTTATTAAGATGCTAATGATGAATAGTTTGAATGTTTCCTTAACGGCTGTGATGTTCCTGTTCTCTTTTATGctcttatatttttattttggtttgtttttatttcaatttttttcttttttcttcttttttcttcttttttttttttttgttttccgtTTTTTCCATTATTTGAAATGGTTCCcaaaaaccatgtttttgtaatgaataaatgttaatGCTGTACAGTCTCTGTAGCATGCAGTTCTGTATTAATAAAAACGAGTTAGTATGTGAACTTGCCTTCTGTCGTCTTCTTCCCTTCATTTGGATACGTTTGGCTGTAATGAccatatttattatgtattatacATGGTTGTTATTAACAGCACTATAATAAAAGTCAGACTGAATTATGCTTATTTCCCCCCCTGGTTCTGTAAGAAATTACATCAGTCACATTCTGATTTCTCAAGAGGCGTTATCTAAATGAAGGTTGCGTACTCTGACTCTGATAAGAATTACAGACAGCTGTAATGATGATTAATGCTAATGAAACTGCCAGATCAACCTAAAGTTAGAAGATCCCTGTTAGTCCACCATAACTCTCCCATCACACACCGCTTGTCTGCAGCTGGTTTCATTCAGAGTGGAATTCAGCTGACAGTCCCATGCCAGGATCTGATAATTTTAACTAGGCAGAAGGCTTTAGAAGTAATCAGAATTGGTGTTTTAAAGGTAAACATTCATTTCAGTTATTCAGTTAAGGAATGTTCTTGCGCATTATTTTCTCTGATTTGGCATATCAAAAATGACTCTTCGATTATTACGCTAGTAGACCgagatgtgtttttaaaatagaacAAACAGGTGTGAACTATACAAAAGAACATCCAGACCTTGCCGCCTTAGACATTGCGATTTCTTGGATCCAGTGATATCCGTCAGAAGAAGAGTTGTGTATGTCTTGATAAGGATGATTTTGCCAAAACATATGCTTTGAATCGCTATACAAAAGAATAAacagacattttatttattctggcACGTTCTGTTTACGTCGCTATTGTGCCTCAAATCCAAACAGTGCCTGTTCAGTCTAGAAAAGCAATATGTTTCATTTTTTCCTTTCGAGGACATTCTGAATCGTCTCAGTCTGAATGGATGTAAACAAACTTCATAAGACATCAATTGATTCAGACCACTCTACAAAGCTTTGCCTCGCAAGAATATCAACAATCCTTCGGCATTGTTCCCAAAGTTCGAAAGATCAATTGAACAGCCTCTATGTGATTATTCAACACGTTAAGGGAAATACAAATACATGTAAAATATAGGGCAAAagaatttttattaaaaacaaggttttttatttcttttaatcatTCATTTTATCTTAAATCTTTTTATCTAATTCTTCCAGCAtaaaatactgtagtatacagGAAGGTCAAGGATGGAAGAGgagacaatattttttttcttcctgtaTTGTAACAAGGCTTCGGTTGGCCTTTTGAACCAAAGGGAAAATATGAGGTTACATTCAGTTCTTTAGGcaccttttcttttctttttttagaatATTCAAGAGGAAAAACCCTCAACGCTCTGaattattcatgtttttgtatCCATATTTTATATGCAGTTGTATTTTGACACAgcttttagaaatatttttgttgtctcGTGTCAGCTGCCTGTGAAATAATATTTGGTGTGAGACCACACATATCTATTCATCTCAAAATCTGTATTATTGCAATAGgaataacaatttatttatatacacatgGGTTTTGAAATTCACGCTGTGGCTTGTGGACTTGCCATAGTGTATCATTAAAAATCGATCAatttaaatgatatattttgCAATCTATAGcatgtttatttaaacaaaaccccaaagtgacatttcaaaatgctaatcCAAACAGACGCTTTATTTTGGCTGTGTTTAGTTTGCCAGCACAGTTCCTATCCGCTTTCTTTTTAAGCAGACTTCCTCTGAAAATAGTCATTCTGCCTGTTCAAGGCTGACAAATAAGGCTTTTATTGCCAAAGGATGCATTTCGATTTACCGAACTACCGAACCTAAAGTAATTGCAGTCTGCTCTGCTACACAACTCCACTGCATGTGATGCCGTGTCTTTTAGGATTCCCTCTTAACCTTGGAAGGACCATCAATTCACCTTTTGAATCTAGCGAGTTTCCTTTCACTTCAGAGGCACTCTTTGAGTGTGTTGTATTTTCCCTAAATTAGACGCTGTATTCTTCCCCTTCATCCCTGTGAATGATGGTTGAAGATCTGTTCAAGAGGATGTCAAGCAAATGAGTTGTTTATTACTTATTCTTGTTTAAAGAAACATTGCCTGAGAGACCAAAGAGGTCAAATAGGTTTTGGACCGATATACATTAAGTCCTGGTTTCATAGACAGGGCTTTGATTAAGTCAGGATAAGGCCTTCGATTAGGATATtcaagtagcttttataaacatgccttagaaaaaaatattactggtgtgcatcttgaggcTAAACAATGgtagtgacatattttaagagatGTCAGtgatttcagttaaaacagttcaaacatgcatttaagtcttgtctgtgaaaccgggggttagTGTTGTTAATTTTCTCAGAAATCTTCATGTTCTTGCATGTTGCCCACTGACATTTAGTATACTTCACTATTACACTTTCTAGACATATTTTCTGGACTAGCCAGTTATTTCTTATGACATTTTTTAGTGAATTTAAGTCAAATTTCAGATATGACATTACAACAAACGATTAGAAAAAATATCAAAGGCTACATCCAATTATTTATGAATCcgattggaatctgatctaaaattatACAATGTGTATCGCAACTGTTCAGATCCGATTTGTGTGTCCATGCCGCTCTTTAGGGCCCATTTGCACTAGTtcgttttcgttttaaaacaCATAAGTTTTGCTATGGTTACACCTGTCATTTACACTTACGAACCTTGAAAACGGAGACTTTCGAAAAGCTGCAGAccctgtttaaaggtgccattgaccattttttttacaagatgtaatataagtctaaggtgtcccctgaatgtgtctgtaaagtttcagctcaaaataccccatagattttttttaataaatttttttaactgcctattttggggcataattagaaatgcaccaattcaggctgcggcccctttaattgctcgcgctctccgccccctcccgagctctcgactctatcattgcataaacaaagttcacacagctaatataaccctcaaaatggatctttacaaagtgttcgtcatgcatgctgcgtgcatacatcggattatgtgagtattgtatttatttggatgtttacatttgattctgaatgagtttgaggctatgctccgtggctaacggctaatgctacactgctggagagatttataaagaatgaagttgtgtttatgaattatacagactgcaagtttttaaaaatgaaaataacgaaataacgaatacagtaagaaactatggtaactttaaccacatttaacagtacattagcaacatgctaacgaaacatttagaaagaaagtttacaaatatcactaaaaatatcatgttatcatggatcatgtcagttatta
Coding sequences within:
- the tcf7l2 gene encoding transcription factor 7-like 2 isoform X3 is translated as MPQLNGGGGDDLGANDEMISFKDEGEQEEKISENSSAERDLADVKSSLVNESETNQNSSSDSEAERRPPPRSESFRDKTRESLEEAAKRQDGGLFKSPPYPGYPFIMIPDLTSPYLPNGSLSPTARTYLQMKWPLLDVQAGSLQSRQALKDARSPSPAHIVGPFCLEFPGQTDLSVHQLHLSNKVPVVQHPHHVHPLTPLITYSNEHFTPGNPPPHLQADVDPKTGIPRPPHPPDISPYYPLSPGTVGQIPHPLGWLVPQQGQPVYPITTGGFRHPYPTALTVNASMSSLLSSRFPPHMVPPHHSLHTTGIPHPAIVTPNVKQESSHSDIGSLNSSKHQDAKKEEEKKKQPHIKKPLNAFMLYMKEMRAKVVAECTLKESAAINQILGRRWHALSREEQAKYYELARKERQLHMQLYPGWSARDNYGKKKKRKREKQAGEGNEHREYFPNPCLSLPPITDLSAPKKCRARFGLDQQNNWCGPCRRKKKCIRYIQGEGSCASPPSSDGSLLESPPSSPSMVSPSPSSKESKPQTEQMQPLSLTMKPPPLLSSSQHQHLSMAPPPPLALLDNSGAGKTSGSAHNGSLDPSDVSSSRPTGSASSRPTSACHSHSLLPSSTPTQPLSLVTKSID
- the tcf7l2 gene encoding transcription factor 7-like 2 isoform X9, whose amino-acid sequence is MPQLNGGGGDDLGANDEMISFKDEGEQEEKISENSSAERDLADVKSSLVNESETNQNSSSDSEAERRPPPRSESFRDKTRESLEEAAKRQDGGLFKSPPYPGYPFIMIPDLTSPYLPNGSLSPTARTYLQMKWPLLDVQAGSLQSRQALKDARSPSPAHIVSNKVPVVQHPHHVHPLTPLITYSNEHFTPGNPPPHLQADVDPKTGIPRPPHPPDISPYYPLSPGTVGQIPHPLGWLVPQQGQPVYPITTGGFRHPYPTALTVNASMSSLLSSRFPPHMVPPHHSLHTTGIPHPAIVTPNVKQESSHSDIGSLNSSKHQDAKKEEEKKKQPHIKKPLNAFMLYMKEMRAKVVAECTLKESAAINQILGRRWHALSREEQAKYYELARKERQLHMQLYPGWSARDNYAGNYQGKKKKRKREKQAGEGNEHREYFPNPCLSLPPITDLSAPKKCRARFGLDQQNNWCGPCRRKKKCIRYIQGEGSCASPPSSDGSLLESPPSSPSMVSPSPSSKESKPQTEQMQPLSLTMKPPPLLSSSQHQHLSMAPPPPLALLDNSGAGKTSGSAHNGSLDPSDVSSSRPTGSASSRPTSACHSHSLLPSSTPTQPLSLVTKSID
- the tcf7l2 gene encoding transcription factor 7-like 2 isoform X15; translated protein: MPQLNGGGGDDLGANDEMISFKDEGEQEEKISENSSAERDLADVKSSLVNESETNQNSSSDSEAERRPPPRSESFRDKTRESLEEAAKRQDGGLFKSPPYPGYPFIMIPDLTSPYLPNGSLSPTARTYLQMKWPLLDVQAGSLQSRQALKDARSPSPAHIVSNKVPVVQHPHHVHPLTPLITYSNEHFTPGNPPPHLQADVDPKTGIPRPPHPPDISPYYPLSPGTVGQIPHPLGWLVPQQGQPVYPITTGGFRHPYPTALTVNASMSSLLSSRFPPHMVPPHHSLHTTGIPHPAIVTPNVKQESSHSDIGSLNSSKHQDAKKEEEKKKQPHIKKPLNAFMLYMKEMRAKVVAECTLKESAAINQILGRRWHALSREEQAKYYELARKERQLHMQLYPGWSARDNYGKKKKRKREKQAGEGNDANTPKKCRALFGLDQLGLWCKPCRRKKKCIRYIQGEGSCASPPSSDGSLLESPPSSPSMVSPSPSSKESKPQTEQMQPLSLTMKPPPLLSSSQHQHLSMAPPPPLALLDNSGAGKTSGSAHNGSLDPSDVSSSRPTGSASSRPTSACHSHSLLPSSTPTQPLSLVTKSID